A segment of the Toxotes jaculatrix isolate fToxJac2 chromosome 2, fToxJac2.pri, whole genome shotgun sequence genome:
atgacaatccatcATGCAGTTGTTGAAATACCTCAGTTTGAACCACAGCGGTGAACTGAGTGACGTTGCCATCCCTGGAGCCACactgctaaaaaacaaaaacactatcAATACGAACAAAGGATGAGGATTTTATTTGTCTAATCAATGCAATCTCGTATCAAATACACAACCCCAAGCTTTCCTTTCCACTTCAGACCACCAAGTCAGCTGATGGAAACATGAGTTAATCTAGGCGTCTCTGCTGATCTTGGTGTACACTCTGGAATTTTAAGCAGTGCGGCTTCGCAGCCTGTCAATTCTCTCTCTGGAAATCTATTTATGCCCACAGTACTGTCTCATTGGCATGGAAACAGGAGCAGCTGCGGTTGCTAATGTCTTATCAGGCCTCTTGAGatcaaaaaacatgcacacaatgtgTTCAATTCAATAAGAGGTGACTCTCATAAttgaaaggtgacaaataaacaaacaatgaagCCACTTTCGAAAGACACGAGAGCTTGAACAAATGCCAGAGAGGCTTTCCCAGTAACCAGGGGcgtaaaaatgaaagaaagcttCACCAGAGTATAAAATAAGCCTTTGGACAGTCGGAAGACCAGGATGAAAACCTGAGTCTGGGTGTTTCATTTCTTGTAACGCTGCTGTCTACTGTGGACAGATTAGGCCTTTCAGAGCATATCAGAGATTTTCATGATCATGACttaaatgttgttgtgtttctggccaccgtATAAATTTAAGAATTCCAGTTTTCACTGTCactctccaccagctcctgcaAAACTTAAATAATCAGCTAAAAAATTCCATATGACCCTCCACATCACCTGTGGCTCATTGATTCAGTGTTAAACATATTGAGCTTTAGTGTTTAGGGTGAGAACACTGATTTTTAAGAAGCTTCTGTGGCCACAAGTGACAGCTACACCTTAATGGTAAATGCTAAAACACAGTGTAACAGTATTGTGTGTagatagaaaagaaaagtaataaaaaaagaaaaactggctCAGTAATGTCCATAATAGAGCGATACTGTGTTTACCTAACTGGCTGTGTTTGACTGAATTTGAAATAATTCAGAACAATTTAAATTTCTACTTCATCATTAAAGCAGTGTGCTGAAGGTCGTGCAGTCTTGGCACATGTCTGCTGATCGACACATGACCTCTGGCCTTGTGTCTAAACCCAGTCATCAGGCTGGCTGATCAAAGTCTCCTTTGGATGTTTGACGCCACTGTAACAGATTTGTTAAACTTGAGATGTCTTGGCAGCCCTGTGCTCGAAGACACACACCCACTACATCACAGCAATGTCCCTGGTTTGAGTCCAGCTGGGGACCTTTGTTGCTCTCCATGCCCTTTCTccctcgctctgtctctctctcctcaagTTTCCTGTCTCTCCACTGAGTCCACTGAAGGTGAAATGTTAACATAATAATCTTTGAATTAGTCAAATGTGTAGAAAAGGGATCTGACCTTTGAACCAACTCATACAGCACTTACCACCAAAGTATCTCACACTACACTACTAATCTAAGTGAGAAAGGCTCTCGCTGTCAGTCTACAGTCTATTACTAAAATTAATTCTCAGAAGGAGTCAGTCTGAATCGTGGTCTCTGGATATCTTAAAGGAGACATGATGGCTAACACAAATTTTTAATACAGCTATTGTAATGAGAATGCTGAGACTGAGTCCAACAGTAGAACATTTGCTGTTGGAAAATTAACCATTAACCAATTAATTTTGCTTCAGGAGTAGTGAACAGATCCTGGTGAAGTAGTAGATATGCTGGATGCATTAAAAAATTGTGTTGTAGGAAGTTTTGTATATTACAGAGATACATGTCAAGATAAGACAGTTCCCCCAGGTTGTTTAGGATGGAGGACTTGTTATACATCCAAAACACTTTTGCTCTTAGATTTTCTCCTAAGACCCGTCATGCAAACTAGTTCAGTTCAGGCATACTGAAGCATTAATTCCAAGTGATTCATAACCCTTTTCAATTTTAGCGAGCTGTTCGTCCATAAATTTTAAACCTCTTTTCTATTTCATAAATGTTGTATGAATCACGCACAAGGTGTTGATGTTTTTCAGGTCAAAGTGCTGGATCTTAGATCTGAGCGATATCACTTACTGTGACTTAGACAAATCTTTTCCAAGCTTTTGGTGTAacttttccaaacacacacagtgtggctGCATCAAGCTCAGGGCTGAAATCAGAGGCAAAAACATTAACCAGCTTAGTGTTAAACAGTTGCATATCACTCACTCTTCCTGCTCGAGCCACACcaattttcctcctctcctgtcaggATGGTGCTTGCATAGGGCAAACATTTGCCTGCACAGCAGTTTGTTCAGATAATGATGTTACTTTTGGATGATTGCTTGCCCGTTGGAAGCtgccacacatactgtatatctagTTATTGCTCACCCAAAGAATTTCTTCCTTCCAGAGTAAATCATCTATACGTACGTAACACAACCTGCTGTTTACAAGTAATGATGAACGGGATCTCACCTATGATATAATGCAGTGGAATCCACAAGCGAATGGAGTGATTTGGAGAGCTGGAATGAAGGTGTGATATGTGATTTCAAAAAGGAGAGATTCATAGAGAGGGCATGAGAATGTTTATTGAGGTGGACAGCAGAAAAGCGCACAAGGGGGATTTTGCCGTTGATGTGCGCAATTTAGATAGGAGATTGGAAGAATCCCCTCGGGGTCTCGTTGATGGTGGTGGAGTAAAGCCAGGGATGGAAAAGAAGAAGTCTGTGTTTATGCACAGATAGATTGTGTTGTGCATTTGTATACTGTATTTTTGGGTGATGTGGCTCCACAGTGATGGAAATGTCGGTTGGTTGGTCTGTCCgacacagactgaaatatctcaaccaCTCCTGAGTGGATAGCTATAAAATTTTGGGTAACGCTTTAGATAATACAGCCTGCAATTTACAGGGTAATTGTGTTGTGTGAATCAGGAGCAATAAAATACTGAGTACCATTTAGACCTTTTAGAGGACAGGAGAAATACATtttagaggaaaggagaaatgaGTTTTTGGATACTGAGTACCTACAGGGTACAGTGCTGGGTAACAAAGCTGTAGACAGGAAAATAATGGCTTTAACAACTTTGTTCTGGACTATAATTAAAGCATGAAAAGGGTAGAACAGCCACACATTATGTTACAGATGCCAAACCAATTATATTTCTTATTTGCCATGTTCCAACCACTTACATCTGTAGTGCTACATTACTGTAGATCTATGAGTACTACATTACTGTATTATGTTACAGTGTTTCCTCCTTGGATCACAAGAAAAACCTTCCATCACTGTGCATCAGAAACAGGCATGTTTCTTTTCTACTCCAGCGTACCTGAAATGAGCTGCTTCAGAGTTGGACAAACACGTCTGCTTGGAGAAAATTTTCAGCAGTGTAGACCCATTTATGTACCTGTCTTTATTTTAGACACAGTGAACTAGAAGGCATAAATATGGCATAAGTAAATCTGTGTATTGTGGGTGTTACTGTCTGCTCAATTAGCCACTcttttatattgtatttccttctacacacataaacatttgaATGGTAATAACCTTGGTGATTCCCTGAACTTTCATCAGGTCAAAGGCTCTTTGTGTCCAATGCTTTGCTTTATGACCAAACACCTGCAACGTGAATGACTGTACTTTGCATTTATTGCTAATtcacaaatgttagcatgctaacaggctaGACTATCATACCTGCTAAATATCAGCATGCTAGCATTGCCAGTCTGAGTATGTTAGCATAATGACTTTAGCAattagctcaaagcaccgctGTGTGTGCACCACTGCAAACCTCATCACTAATCAATATGGTTTCCATTTGCTGTTTATGCTGTATCTCATATAATGTTTAttaaatctttttatttatatacattATAAATCTTATTTTACATATAGAATAGCTGAGGTCtctagacaaacacacacagatatagtttagttttttttttttccagatttgaTCCATTCCTAATCATATCCACTTCATTTCCCTTCGCTCCCTCACCCCCACTCCCCTTTCCTCCATTGTCCATTTACTCTCTGCACCTTTTCTCCACTCTTTTATCCCTGCCCCTCTGGACAACACTCCTCTTTTTATCACCCTCCTACTGTTCTCCATGTTGTGATCCTCACCATCTCCTCTTACCCTCCTAACCTCCTCTCACCCCTCTCCGTCATCACCCCTGCCTTCCCCTGAGGGCCGCAGAGCGAGCCCAGCTTCCATGCCGTCCGACTTATGTCACCTCCTTCATGCAGTGCCTGTCTGCTGCCTGACTGACAGCACCAGCTGATGCTCTGCCCAGCTCAACATTTTCCAGAAGGGCTTCTCCTCTTGTTGGGTAAGACAGAAAGTTGTGGAGgggtgagacagaaagaggaagaactAAAGACCCAGAGGAAATTATTTGTCTTCatgttcttgttttcatttttttctctctttcttcttatctttttctttccacctccttctcttctATCTCCTTCTATTCCTGGACATTCCCCAGGGAAGCAGCTGAGGCCTCTAGACAAACACACCCTATATAAGGCTGGAGGTATGCCATCACTCCTCCCCTACTGGCCCTCTATCCCTCTATCCTGATCCCTCCTTCGCTCATCTTATACCTTTTCTAGCCTTCTTCTGTTCCTTTCCTCACTGTCCCTTCTAGTTGtcccctctcctccactcctctccagCACTCATTTCTCTCCTTAATGTTTCGTTTATGACCCAAAGCCAGTAAACTAATCACATTCCCATAAACCTCAGCGGTTCTTTTACTAAttaatgttagcatgcaaactTAGACAGGGAATATGGTAAACATGGTGTATACAGCATTTATCTCAAGCATTGTTCTGCCTATATatcctcacagagccactaacATGACTGTAGATTCAACCCTAGTCTTGTTTATCATTAAATATATCAGCATgactcaaaatgtttttcagctgaaagaaaatcagcaaactCATTTTAATGTTCCAGCTCTAATGTACGTACTGTATTTGGCccagagtttgtttttgaccatgaagtaaaatgtttttcttccctACAGTTGAACAGATATGTTAAATTGTTTCATGGTCATGTTTAGTCACTCACAGCACTCGAGATCagggaaagatcctggtctAAAGAAAAATACCTTgacacacaactgtgtgtgtgtgtgtgtgtgtgtgtatatatatatatatatatatatatatatatatatatatatatatatatatatatatatatatatatatatatatatatatatatatatacatacatatatatacatattttttttttaacatttaagcaAATTTCTGACCACCATCCACCCCAACTATTATACCCGTGTATTCACTCAAAATAAAACCGCTCTAAACATTATTCAGCCAGCGATTATAATACcaccacaaaaacattttaataatataagaatgcatttgtttttggaCATATTTGTTCATGAGTGCAGCTCTTTTCATTTGGAATAAATAAGCACAACAGTCTGAGACTGAAGCCACAATCAAAAAGCCTCAATGCTACAAAAGGAAGACACAACAGAAAAGATGGGGACAATGAAAACCTTATTAAAACTGTCCAACTGGAAACAAAGAGACAACAATAAGCAATTTGTCAAAGACAAAAAGGAGCAAATTGGGAACACCACAGCGGATCAGCAGGTCAATTACTTTTTCcgtttttttcaaaatgtgccCTTGAATATTGATCCTTACATCCCATTATGACTTCTTACAAAATCACATCAGTACATGCATGGCTTggctttagctctgttttttatTGGGAATgttgaaatgtaaaataagaaattaCAGGATAATTTGGGGCCTTAGTAAGGGTCAGCATCTTTATGGTCCAAGCATTAAGCAAATTAACATTTATTATACAGCATTTAATCATTAACAAGTTCCTGGTTCTCTTCCTTGCAGTCAGAGGGATTTGCCCCCAGACACTTGTTACGACGCAAATCTCCACAGTGAAGtcagcagtgacatttaaattattatgaTGGCAAAAGGTGTAAAAATAAGGCATTGGATGAAAATATCCTAAATAAGCCTTTAAACCACATTCAGTAAAACTTGGATTAAAGCAAGGACAGTTTATCGAACACTTTAACATGATTGATTTCTCAGTGCTGGCACAAACACTTCATATTTCTTTTGTATACCTGTTTATGTCCTCAAACAGCCTTTATTAAcgtgtcattttttaaaagtggAGACTCATTCAAGGCCTGAATGTACATTATTACTGTAGTTATTCACATAGGAACTGTAAACTAAACAGGACCTCTTCAGATACAGAAAAACAattctttctgcttctctctttaaTTAACTTCCTTAGGGACAGCCTGAGTGCCAACACTGACCACTGTAACAGAGATCTGTGAGTGTCTAAATAAGACCAGGGCCATGCAACTCAAGATATTCATATCTCACAGAGTCAGTGAGCTCAAGGCAGGTTCTTCATGTCTTAGGTGTAAAATAGAGACTCATAACCTCTGGACCGAAGCAGTTATATGTGCAAAAAGCTATATGTGAATATGTCTCCTGACCTCCTgacatcacattaaaaaaaaaaagtttattttcagctttgaGATGCTTTTTAATTTACACTGGACCACCCACTGTCTCCACCCAGATCAGGAGAGCCGTTTAACCTGggaggcttttgttttgtttcatgtgcatacaaatatgttttcatGGGTATtcgtgtatatgtatgtgtgtgcacttacaatgattatttatttttttctgctttaatttCTTATCTTTAAATTACTGCATTAACTTGTTACCGCCTGTTCTTCtgctgttatttgttttttctcatgATTGCTGACAGCTGCCACAGaccctgtttctgttttgtcatttATATACACTGTTAACATCTTGAACAATAAAGAATTAAAATCATTACAATAAGTGAAATGCTTTGACTGGTTAAAATGGCAGAGGACAGAATGAATATGAAGATACATGGAGTAAATCACAAAGTTCTCCACTAAAGGTTGTTTGTTTAGCAGAACTCTGGATATTCATCACTATCCGCTGCCTCAGcctctgtctccagctcctTGTCTCCTCCCATATCCCCTTCACCTGTCTGCCCTGCTTGTCCTCACACCTGTTTCCACTGATCGTCAGCTCTGCAGTCCTTTAAGCTCTCCACACCTGTACCACCTTCACTAATCAGTCTGATGTACACAGATTCCCTGTACATCTGCTCCCTACTTTTGTTTCCTAATGTTTTTCCCCCTTCATATCAGTTACTAGAGTCTTGCTACCTGTTCCCGCTTGTTTTCCTGCCCACTCAGCAGCTCATCTGTCCATTCATCCACCCCTCTGCCTGTAAGTCATTCCTCTTTAATTAAGTCTCCTTCACTGTGTTATGCtgtcctgtgagtctgtgattGGGTCCAGTCTGCCTGTGCTGCTCACATCAAGATAGACACTACTGAGGCtggcagattaaaaaaacattgtgtaTGGAAGCAGACTGTGGTTTTGGGCAAGTGGAACAAAATGTTCTCTTGTATTGTACTTTTATGATTATTGTAGAATGTAACTTTTCCATGAAATAGCCTGAAATATTCTTGTTTAGAAATGatcaacagttgttgagatgGTTGTTCATGTTGACATGTTTAAGTTTCAAAGActtggcggggggggggggggggggggtaaactTGATTATTTAACAGGTATTTCTTCTGGTTTCTCCATACAGCACGTGCTTTGTCACATGCTTTGTGaacagtttgatttgattttgaaaatagttttaattaGTTTTCCTTTTGGACTCCtttgtttgaaaataaatacatgtatgaGTCAGTGGTCCCCTGTGAGCTCATGGAGCCTGGGTATAGCTGACTCATGTATTCACTACCTGCACCAGTGCACTGCATGGATCTTTGGCCTAAAGATCAATAAATACTATAAATTAAGTAACATAACTATGCCATAATGTCTCCTAGTTAAAATATAGAATTGCACCATGTAGCATAAATCATGCCTCAGGTGTAAAGTGCTGACCTCTGTACTGCAGTTACCAGCCTGGAACACCAGGGGTCAGTCTGCCCCTTTTAGGCAGTCAAAAGATGATTTGCTTTCATGAGTCACAagctgtttggaaaaaaaaaaaaaaaaataataataataataataataatttagagAGAGGAAATCTTCCTCACAGTTGAATCCGTGTTTGGGATTATGGTTTCAGTCACAGAATTGAAAATGTCAAGTGGCAGCTCTACAACAGTTTCATACTACAGTGCCTGAAAGATAAAAGTTACGGTCACATAGGGCGGGCAACATTTGTGAGAACGTTTCACCAGCTCCATACCTCGCAACTTCACTTAAACAGAATCAAGATGAACTTGTGCTCCTCTTCTTCAAAAGTGACAGTCAGTCACTGGGGATCATGGGAAGAAAGAAATGACTGAGATGATAAAGCCTGTCAGCGAGACCTGTCTGGGTTAGACACAATAGATGTCCTGATGCATGTGAATCAAACTGTAGCTTTGGATATGACTGCTCATTCAACTCCACAAACgcacattaaatgtttttgaaaagatTTCATCGTATTTTTCTAAGGTATTCTCTCGGAACTGTTTATCGCCATCatttttcctgcagctcctgccccgcccatttttttttgtggattgtGGGACAACAGTGTCCATCAAACACAGGCACGCTACTTTGTTTTGACTGTGCTTTATTTAGCCACTTTCAAAAACCGCTTAGAGTCAGTGTGTGGAGTAGACATAGAACATCTTTGGGAGATCTAAAATGTGCAGGTGTAACAGCAATGATGGCTCCATTCCATTTAGGTGAATCAGTAGGTGGGCAAGAGAGCCGGCATACACAATGCACACAGCAGAAGCCTAGAACTGCAACATTATTGCAACATTACTATTTACACCGGATGTCCACCACGACAAATGTCTACAAGAGACTTGAAATTATCTCTCATACACCCAGAGatgtttcctcctctttataTGTAGTGATGTAATCCTCCACAGCAGAACGATATTCAACATTAATCCAATAAAGCACAGGCGCGTAAAAGCGCATTCTGGAGCGCTCCAGATGTGTTAGCATTGTACCACATCTACACTCAGTTAAACACCTCGATCACAGCTTAGATTAAGAGCACAGCAGAGGTTGTGAAAGAGTAgagtggcagtgtgtgtgcacattgtgtgtgttggCGGGGACTGACAGGTCAGGTCATCCGTGGATGGAGATGCTGGAAGATGAGGACCACCTCTCCCCAGGAGGAGGATGAATAGAAGAACACAGGCTGTTCCCATCAGAAATGCCATCAGTGCCTGTGATGACGGCCACGGAGGCGCACAACCTCACCCAGCAGTGCGACTGGCTCCGCGAGGAGAACCGAACTGAGCCGCGCGTAACCGGGAGGCTGGACGCTGCCGGCTGCTTCTTTCTCTACATCATGCCCAATGGACAGGCAGTTCCAGCGCTCATATGCATTTTTGTGTTGCTGACTCTCGTCTCATTTCTGATTAACGGGCTCACTCTGTTCGGGCTCGGACGGTCCGAGGACCTCTCCTGGGAGCCGCGATTTGCTTTCcttaaaaatctgattttgagCGACCTCGTGCAGACTGTCACCTTCAGCCCGGCGGTCATCCACTCATTAGTCCAACGTCGGACGATGGAGTTCAACACCTGGTGTCACCTCCAGTACTTTGCGGGGAGCGCCAGCATTTTTGCCAGCCTTGTCACCATCACCTGCATGGCGCTGGAGCGCTACCTGTACGTGTGCCACGCCATCCACTATTTGGTCATCCTCACTCAGGTGCGTCTGCGGATAACCCTGGGCCTTATTTGGGTCTACTCCATCTCCATCGGCACCATCAACATGGTGTTGCTGCACATGGGCACGGGGGAAAAGAATGAACAAGTCACCAAGGGGCTTCTGTGCGAGCCGGACATCGTGGAGCAGCACATGGGGTTCCCCCGTGCCGCAGCCGTTTTTCGCAAACTCGTGGGCTCGTTTACTCTGTTGCTGTGCCTGCTGGTCTACGCGTTCTCCTACGTGAGGATGTACCAGGATGCGCGCAACGCAGTGATACCGTTCAACGCGGTCAACACCACAGCGCGCAAGACTGTGCTGTTTTACTGCGGCATGCtgttcctgcagctgctgccgctgctgcttaAAGTCACCTCGGACGCGCTGTGGGAGTTTGAGGGGACCGTGGCCATGATGGCACTGTCCACTCCGTCTCAGGACGTCAGCATGACTAAGACGACTCCCTCGGCCACAGCGGTTGTGCTCCACATGTCCCTGCTGATAATGCTTGTAGTGCCACCGTGCATTAACCCGCTGGTGTACGGGCTGAGGAACGCGGAGGTGAGGCAGGCGCTGATAAGCCTGTTCAGGTGGTGGCTCGAGAAGAGGGGCACGGGTGCGCGCGGAGTCGAGATGATAAGAGTCAGAGACATTGTGCATCAAAACCGAGCTCAGGCAGGGTAGCCTGAATTTAAttgtcactgtgttgttttacaATGGTGCAAGTAAGCTGGAACAAAGTCCTTTAATGACTCAGACTctgtgacacatttttaaaatcatttattttctgaatcTATGTCTACATGACTACATTATCTACATATTATGTGCAGAGCCTGCATTTTCTGAGCTCTATATACACATGACTAACCAGCATATAAATAATAGTTAAATTGAACATTAAATTGATAAAACTGCCATTGCTGCCCATCCGTTTACACTCAATAAGCCTTAATGACAGTATGTGacatgttttggggttttttttttttttcttttttagaaaattttgaaatgtattaaaaatcatAAACTGAAATCTCATTTATATAAGTATTTAGACCCTTCAGTGCTTTGTAGAAGCTCAATTAGCAGCAATTAGAGCTTTGAGCCTTTTTGGGTAAGTCCCAACAAGctctgcacacctggatttgggcagtttatccaATTTTTtctggcagatcctctcaagctctgtcagaTTACATGGGAAGCACCTGTGAAGTGCTATGAATCTTTAGGCGTCTCTTTAGGCGTTCTGTGGGGTTTAAGTCTTTTCtttggctgggccactcaagaACCTCGTggacctctctgtatttggctgcattcatccttaCCTCAGTTCTGCTGGTAAGACTGGTGAATTTTTCTGACCTTTGTGGGAAACCTGTACTAAGACTATAGGTGGCACCCTTTGTTGTAGACACTGTGCATCCTTTTGTGGGGCTCTAATGCTGCACTACTCTATTGTCAAGGGCTTATTTATAGGTCTCTAAACTGTCATTTCAATCACTGtacttttctgttctgttttcaaaAGCATTGGCTGGACTCCAAAAAGGTTATGTTCTTAAAGCACAGGACGATGACAccttgaacattttaaaaattttatcAAAAAAAACTTCTTGTTGCGTTAAGTTTGGGTATTGGGGTTATTTTAAGCTGTAGACTACGAATGTGAGGGTTTAAGGGTTTAAAATAAGCAATTATCATCAAGTATAGATTGTAAGCAGTGAAACCCATAATGAATTAATCTTATTGTCATTTCTCTTTTacctatttttttccccaataaGCCAGCCCTTTAACCTCTGTGGTGCTTTGGGACACATGTTTTAGTCTACGTAGCAACAAAGAGTGGGACAGATGTATTGAAGCCTGACACCTGAAAATCTTCAGTGAAAATTAAAGATGCATCTAGATGAATAGTTCGATATTTTGGgatatatactttttttctttttggagagagttacatgaaaaaaatgtcattaatcACGTGTTCAATGTCTTACATACAGAACTAGAGTCAGGAAGTGATTAGCTTTCCTTTGCATAAAGACTGCAAactgggggaaacagctagcctggcagTATTCTAAGGTGAAAAATCTGTTGACTAGCACTGCTAAAGCATGTTCATCAACTTATCATATCTTGTTTAGTATgtacacagaaaaatgtaaaaagtcaCTCTACTTGCTGCAACAATTTCATGACGGCTACAGTTTTTCTGTCCCACCACCATTTCTGTGTCCATTCGTGCCTCATGCCAACAAGTCAGTGTTCatcaagaaaaatctccagcaTGTAATTGTAAAACAGCAAAGtgatatttttagatttctgtttttgtactttAGTCTCCTGGGCTGGCTGtttctttctgcttcctgtctctaTGCTAAACTAGTGGCCTCCCACTAGCTCCAGTTCCAGatgaaacaaacagtgaacatcTCTTCAACTGTTAATGCAGCATGAATTGATTTTGTGGCCACTTGGCGGCAGCACGACAAGCTCTAAACATGACACTGACATACTATTACTTCATAAAACTGATGTGGTGATTGTGTTAGTAAACTGTTGTCTATTTACACAGCCAGCTGACAtaaagcaacattagcattcttTAGGagtcctgtctctgtccacttGATGAATGTAGGTCAGGTCAGTTCTTGATTTCCCACAGATGCTTTAATTATGTCATGTCATcttctgccgcttatctgggtccaggcccaggtcacgggcGCAACTCctacccagtccacaatgcaccgaagtcctacagcacctcccacaggtggtgagcccatgggaggtggtgccgtccacagtggggctcaaacccacgaccccgagagattgagtctcatgctctaccaactgagctaaccgggcagcTGCTTTAgttatgtatatataaaatgaatgttgttttgttgcctTTGATCTCATGATAAGATGGTGGTATGATGGGTGTCAATTCAGAGTCACTTGTGCTGACAGCCCTGAGTAAATGTAATCTTCATTTCACACGAATCCATCACATTTTAAACCTCTGCTTTTGGCAGTTGTATAGGAAACCAGTCTTCTTGGTATCTGGGCAGCCATTCATAAGTCACTGCTTATTCAACATGTATCACTCATCGCTGCTTATTGTTACCTTTGCCAAGGAGCTTAGGTTTTCACCTGTGCCTGTTATGCAAAAAGTACtatttgcaccaaacttggtggacCAAAAGCCAGCGAAGAACCCATTACATTTTGATGTGGACCTGATCTAAGGGCAGGTTCAGGAacttttttcatcattttcatttaatattgTGAGATGGAGCATTTTTCAACATTGTTGTCAGTTCCTCAGGAAATAATGTACATATCttgatgattaaaaaataaGAGATATTTATGGTGTTGAGCTCTATGATAAATGTTTGTACGGTTTTTTTTGTAGATCCTGATAATAATTCAGATCTGGTGGAAGTTAATGCTGAATCCACATTTCACTCAGAGTTGTGCTTACTACATCGTACGACAAATAAACAATTTGTGTTATCAGactacttcctttttccttttatttttctattataaaagCCAGAGAGA
Coding sequences within it:
- the LOC121201004 gene encoding olfactory receptor 14I1, with amino-acid sequence MTATEAHNLTQQCDWLREENRTEPRVTGRLDAAGCFFLYIMPNGQAVPALICIFVLLTLVSFLINGLTLFGLGRSEDLSWEPRFAFLKNLILSDLVQTVTFSPAVIHSLVQRRTMEFNTWCHLQYFAGSASIFASLVTITCMALERYLYVCHAIHYLVILTQVRLRITLGLIWVYSISIGTINMVLLHMGTGEKNEQVTKGLLCEPDIVEQHMGFPRAAAVFRKLVGSFTLLLCLLVYAFSYVRMYQDARNAVIPFNAVNTTARKTVLFYCGMLFLQLLPLLLKVTSDALWEFEGTVAMMALSTPSQDVSMTKTTPSATAVVLHMSLLIMLVVPPCINPLVYGLRNAEVRQALISLFRWWLEKRGTGARGVEMIRVRDIVHQNRAQAG